Within the Glycine soja cultivar W05 chromosome 3, ASM419377v2, whole genome shotgun sequence genome, the region tatttatcaCCTTGTTGATCAAATGATGGCTTGATATCTAGATTCTACTCTTTTGATATTTTACTGTTTCTAtcaaaaaaacctttttctatCCTTGAGATGACATGTGTGGTAAACTAGCTGCCTTATATTCTGGGATGGGATGTCTTAGGCTCCTAGCTTTGAACCTTCCATTTTGAAATGGGAATCTTCCTTTGTGTTGCTTAGATGCAATCTTGAAGATTGCATTATTATcaatgagataatttttttattagttgaaatgttttttcacttctccttgGCAGATAGCAGGAATTAATCCAGAGCTATGCAGGTTGCTTAAAACTGATTCTTCCACAAATTATGCACTTTCTCCTGATGTACTTTCTGAAGCAATTTCAAATGACATTGCTGGCGGTCTTGTACCCTTTTTCTTATGTGCTACTGTAAGAATTGAAGGCTTATATGAATTTGTGAATTTGTAACAAATTGCTATATAATGCGTTAACTTAACTGCCCAttgtctatgtgtgtgtgtcttatgtccaatattttatcatacatgtttacttaatttttaaattagaaattgCTCAACTCATCTGAGTATCAGATAAAGGGATAACATATCCTTCTTCATGTTGTTCAGAGCTCTGTCTCTTCATTATTTGTTGCTGGGGAACAGATTGTTTTATACCTGTTAATATGGTATATGTTTGGACTAATAAAGGGGAGAGAGCAAGGGACTGAGATCCCTGTCTGATCCTAAAAGAAATAACTGTCTGATAGACAGTTAACTGTTATGTAACACAtgggagaaaaaataaaaggagattGAGGGCAGTTAGTTTGGGAAATTGTTGATTGATTGAAAGTTTGGGGAGAGTCCATGTCTCTCAAATATCTAGAATAGGAGGGTAGTGTGTCTGTTATTCTGCATTACTATCTTGTATCACATGTCCTCATTTCTGATCTTGTGTCCCATTGATACAGACCCAGAGATAGAGGTTCCTGCTAATAGACtttctgtttttctttccatattcAAATCCAGTCcaattatggaataatatggatgTGGTTCCAGAGGCTAGTAAACTCTGTTtcatgaaaattttcattttggatCTTAAATTATACATCCAAGAGAATTTGTATTGACTATTATGCATGTTGAAATTTTACAAGATATTAAATCTTTAGATGTCACTGAAACTCTGCTTGGAACTAATGCTGGATCTATATTTCTTGTTGATGAGAGAAGACCTATCTGAATCTTGTTGTAACTTGAGGTAACTAGAGTCTATTATCGGTGGATTTCAAGTTTCTGGCATTAATTGCATGCACTTTGCATTTATATATGCAGGTTGGTACCACTTCATCAACAGCTGTTGATCCTCTGCCTGCATTGGGAAAAATTGCCAaggtaatatattttattgaatcGATGATATAATACATGCTAGTATAGCCACTGATTCATTTTATTGAGGATATTAAaccaaatgtttatttttttaaaataaaaaagatgtgactcATAAGGAATTAGGAATGCAGCTAGATAGATAAATCCAGAAATGACAAAGCAGTATGTTAGGAACACAAGGAGATAATGATACTTGTTGACTGGAGTTTCAAGAAAGAAAAGTGAGATACATGAATTTTCCTACTGTTTTTGGCTCATTATCCATTGTTTATGCTTTTAGGATGACTGGTTCATAAACCTCCATGGACCTGCATCAAATTTTGTTTGACAAGTTTTTTGATGCGTTTTGTTTAGTTATACAATCTGATAATACTCTGATGCATGTCTTTTTGGAAGACCAACAAACTTTGGTTTCATGTGGATGCTGCTTATGCTGGAAGTGCTTGTGTATGTCCAGAGTACCGCCACTGCATTGATGGTGTTGAAGAAGCCGACTCATTTAACATGAATGCACATAAATGGTTCCTGACTAACTTTGACTGTTCATTACTTTGGGTTAAGGTATCCATAGTACATTTTTTAACCTCAATCTCACTTTTGCATCTTTATTTGTaacatttcaattttcttcATAAACAAGAACGTATGTAAGTCAAACTGATGAGTTagcattaaaaaacaaaactgaTGAGGAGTTGATGACAGGACAGAAGTTCTCTGATTCAATCATTGTCTACAAATCCTGAATTTCTGAAAAACAAGGTATGTTTGTATTTGCACGCTTGATGTTAATACTGAAGTTTTACTGTAAGAGGTTTCcaaatttttgaataatttttagttttccatccattttctgtgtgtgtgtggatcttatatagtttttttgtaAGCTACATTCCGTTGAGTCAAGGTCATTATAGACAGTatcacattaaatttataagttagttctctaaaataaaattgaagaataTAAATCGTTATTCACTGAATCCAAAAGAAAGGAACATTCTGCTTTAAAGGAATCCTAATGGTAAACAAATACATATCATGgtaccaaattttttttataagagagagagaaacaaaattgcagcacctgcaacttctctttttcctcttcctACAGTGGTGCTTCAAATGTAAAGAGTAATAAGTATTGAATACTTATTGGATCACCAAGAAATGAAGCTggagttatttatttttcatttttttttcttttatatctcTGTGTAGTTAATTTCCTCTATCTCATGGATTAGTTTTTATCATGAGGGAACAGAGTCATGTGGGATATATTTCTTAAACAAGACGCTTGTCATTTGAAAGCTCACATTGTTATTTATTCCTTGTCTGCTTATATTGTTGAATTTGCAGGCCTCTCAAGGAAACATGGTCATAGATTACAAAGATTGGCAAATTCCTCTTGGACGTCGCTTTAGGTGGTTCTTTTGAAGTTTTCCTCTGGAAATATTTGTCATTGCTTTTCTATTAACagatacatatatttttgtgtttggtACTGAAATCTGAAATCTCTCTCCTCCTCTCAAGTAGAACTATTTTCTAGAGAGAATTTTAATGCATATCCACGTCTGGACATACATAAATTGGCATTATTCATACATTGGGGCTCCTAACTCATGTATGCCTAtatgtatttaataatttttctctgatcatgatttgtaattttttttcttctttttggattttattaatttgtacgTCTATggatttctttcttccttttccccATTTAAGAGGTTATGGGAACTTCTGATGCCATAACTTTTATTAAATCATTGGCATTATCTCTCTAATAAAAATTTCGGTACACCTTAAAGATTTATGATTACCAGTTGATGTGTAACATTGCCTATTCACCTACTCTGGGATCCAGATCATTAAAACTGTGGATGGTGTTGCGACTCTATGGATTGGATGGTCTGCGAAGTCACATAAGAAACCACATTGAGTTGGCTGCTAACTTTGAGGAGCTTGTACGTCAGGACACAAGATTCAAGGTATTCTTCCTTCTAGGAAAAActtcaatcataatttattgatttaaatGCATAAAAGTGTCCATCATATTGACAATTGTAAATTGGTGTTAGGTAATGTCTTTGGTCAAAATATGTCCATCTAAATAATTGTTTCAAGTCAAAATATGCCAATTATGAATGTATTTTCTTAAGTACTTTATTTACTTTTCTGCATATGCCATGAAAATTGCAACAAATTATGTACACAGGTTGTTGCACCTCGCACGTTCTCTTTAGTTTGTTTTCGGCTGCTGCCCCATCCCAATTCTGCAGATCATGGGAATAAGCTAAATAGTGATCTACTCGACTCAGTAAATTCAACTGGAAATGCTTTCATAACACACACGGTGTGCATAAATTTTCTTAGGAGTTTTgttcttcattcattcattttcactCACTTTCTT harbors:
- the LOC114406968 gene encoding tyrosine decarboxylase 1 — protein: MEEESALRPMDAEQLREQAHKMVDFIADYYKTIEDFPVLSQVQPGYLGKLLPDSAPDSPESLQNVLDDVQEKILPGVTHWQSPNYFAYFPSNSSIAGFLGEMLSAGLNIVGFSWITSPAATELETIVLDWLAKAFQLPDYFYSSGKGGGVIQGTASEAVLVVLLAARDKILRRVGRNALPKLVMYASDQTHSALLKACQIAGINPELCRLLKTDSSTNYALSPDVLSEAISNDIAGGLVPFFLCATVGTTSSTAVDPLPALGKIAKTNKLWFHVDAAYAGSACVCPEYRHCIDGVEEADSFNMNAHKWFLTNFDCSLLWVKDRSSLIQSLSTNPEFLKNKASQGNMVIDYKDWQIPLGRRFRSLKLWMVLRLYGLDGLRSHIRNHIELAANFEELVRQDTRFKVVAPRTFSLVCFRLLPHPNSADHGNKLNSDLLDSVNSTGNAFITHTVLSGEYILRFAVGAPLTERRHVNMAWQILQDKATALLESL